The window CACAAGCTGCCCTACATGGCCATCATCGGCGGGAGAGAGGCCGAGGCCGGAACCGTGGCCGTGCGGGCGCGCGGGGCGGACGCCAAGCAGGTGGTGACGGGCCGCGACGAATTCGCCGACGCGTTGGCCCAGGAGATCGCCGAAAAGAGGCTCCCACCGGGCTTCACCCAGGGGGGCGAAATCGGTTGACACGTTCGCGCTCCCGGGCTAGCTTGGCGGCGTGAAATAACGCAAAGCGGGGGCGGTGCGTCCGCCCTCCACCCATCGGTCCGCGATCGCGGCACTGCCGGGTTCCACGCACGACCGTTCCCCCAAGGGGGGCGGATCGCTGGTTTGGACCCGTGATCGCGGGTCCTTTTTTGTTGTCGCATGTTGGAGGTGTTCCCATCGCCGTAGACAAAAGAACTCGGGTCAACGACCAGATCCGGATCAGCCCCGTGCGCGTCGTGGACGAGAACGGGGAGCAGTTGGGAATTCTCGGCCTCGATGAGGCGAAGACCGCGGCTTCGGACCGTGGCCTCGACCTGGTGGAGGTCGCACCCATGGCACGGCCGCCGGTCTGCCGGATCATGGATTACGGCAAGTTCAAGTACGAGGAGGCGCGCAAGGCGCGGGAGGCGCGCAAGAAGCAGCACACGACGCACGTGAAGGAGGTGAAGTTCCGCCCCGGAATCGAGGAGCACGATTTCGCCTTCAAGGTGCGCCACGCGCGGCGCTTCCTCACGGAGGGAGACAAGGTCAAGGCGACGATGATGTTTCGGGGGCGGCAGATGGCGCACCCCGAGATCGGGCGGGAGGTCCTCGATAGAGTGGCCGACGCGGTGGAAGACCTGGGCAAGGTTGAGAGCGCCCCATCGATGGAAGGGCGCTTCATGATCATGATTCTCGCGCCCCGAAAGTAGCGGGCGGGGACGGAGGAGTCGGGATGCCGAAGATGAAGTCGAACCGAGCCGCCGCGAAGCGCTTCAGGCGGACGGCCACGGGTAAGTTGAAGCGGAACAAGGCTTTCAAGAGCCACATCCTTACCAAGAAGAGCCCCAAGCGGAAGCGGCAGCTGCGCGGTTCCACCATGGTGTCGGCGGCCGACAAGAAACGTGTGAACCGGCTGCTGGGAGGGAAGTAGATCATGGGTCGCGTCACGAGCGCGGTGCAGAGGCACCGCAAGAAGAAGCGGTATTTCAAGGCCGCCAAGGGCTATTGGGGGGCACGATCCAAGCTCTGGCGGATCGCCAAGAACGCGGTGGAGCGCGGCTGGCAGTACAGCTACCGGGATCGCAAGCAGCGCAAGCGGGTGTTTCGGCGGCTCTGGATCACGCGCATCAACGCGGCCGCACGCGAGCACGACATGAGCTATTCGCGCTTCATGAATGGGCTCAAGCACTCCGGCATCGAGATCAATCGCAAGGTTCTGGCTGACCTGGCAGTACGGCAGCCGGATGCCTTTGCCGAGCTCGTGGGTCGAGCCCGGGCCGGGTTGGAGTAACGATCGTGGCACGGGCCGGGGCAACTCGGCCCGTTGCGCATCCAGGACCCACGAGCGAACGGCGGTGGGGTCGTGCAAACGGAAACCGTAGCACAGCTCGAGGAAATGCTGGCGGCGGCGCAGGCGGAGGCAGCCGGGGCGTCCGGCGTCGATGACCTGGAAGCCGTCCGCGTCCGGTGGTTGGGGCGCAAGGAAGGCCGGCTGACGGCCGTTCTTCGGGGCCTCAGCTCGCTCCCGGCCGAGCAGCGGGGCGCCGTCGGCGCGGCCGCCAATCGCGCCAAGCAGGTGCTCTCGGAGGCCCTGGACCAGCGCGTGGCGTCGCTGCGGGCGGAGCCCGCCGCCGAGGGCGGGCTCGACCTGTCCATGCCCGGACGGCGCGAGTGGCGCGGCGGCGTCCACCCCGTCACGGTCGTGATCGACGAGATCTGCGACATCTTTCGCGGCCTGGGCTTCACCCGCGCCCGCGGTCCGGAAGTGGAGACCGACTGGCACAACTTCGTCGCGCTGAATACGCCGCTGGACCATCCCGCCGCGGACGAGCACGACACGATGTGGCTGGGGCCGCACACGCTGCTGCGCAGTCACACCTCGCCGGTGCAGATCCGCACCATGCAGGCCTACGAGCCGCCGGTGCGGATCGTGGTGCCCGGAATGGCCTACCGACGCGACCCCTTCGACGCTTCCCACGCCCCCGCCTTCGAGCAGATCGAGGGCCTGGCGGTCGACGAGGGGATCACGTTCGTGGAGTTCAAGTGGACGCTGGCCGAATTCGCGAGGCAGTTCTTCGGCGCGGACACCAGGACTCGCTTCCGGCCCTCCTACTTCCCGTTCACGGAGCCGAGCGCGGAAGTGGACGTCACCTGCATGATCTGCGACGCCCAGGGTTGTAGCGCCTGCAAGGGCACCGGCTGGATAGAGATCATGGGCGCGGGCATGGTCGACCCGGCGGTGTTCGAGCGGGTCGGCTACGACCCGGAGCGCTACACGGGATTCGCCTTCGGCATGGGGCCGGCGCGGATCGCCATGCTGAGATACGGGGTCCCCGACATCCGCATATTCTACGACTCGGACATCCGCTTCCTGGAGCAGTTCGCCCGATGAACGTCAGCTACCAGTGGCTGCGCGAGATCGCTCCCGGGCTCGAGGGCGACGCGGTGGAGGTCGCCGATCGACTGGCAGCCCTCGGCGCCCCCGCCGACGCCGTGACCGCCGTCGGTGCTGCGCTGGGCGACGTGGTCGTGGGGCGCGTCCTGGAGGTGGCCAAGCACCCCAACGCCGACCGCCTGACGCTGTGCCGGGTGGACGCCGGTGGAGAGGCTCCGGTGAACGTGGTGTGCGGCGCCCCGAACGTGCAGGCCGGGGCGTTCTACCCCTTCATCCCGGTCGGGGGCGTGCTGCCGGGAGGGGTCAAGATTCGCAAGGCGAAGATCCGGGGCGAGGTCAGCGCAGGGATGCTGTGCAGCGCCCGCGAACTCGAGCTGGGACACGATCACATGGGCATCCTGCGGCTGGGCGACGCCCACGAGCCGGGCGCCCCCTTCGTGGACGCCGCGGGCCTCGATGACACGCGCCTGGAGCTGGACATCACCGCGGACCGCCCAGACCTGCTGTGCCACATGGGCGTCGCGCGCGCCCTCGAGGGCGTGACTGGCGTGCGCATTCCGCCCATTCCCGGTACCGACGTGGCGACCTCGACCGATCCCGCCATGGCTTCGGCCGGAGCGCAGGCGGAGGCGGCCGGCGCGCGCATCGAGATCGAGGATACCGAGGCGTGCATGCGCTTCCTTGGCACTGTGATCGAGGGCGTGCGAGTCGGCCCCTCGCCCGAATGGCTGGAGATGCGTCTGCGAGCGGTCGGGCTGCGCCCGATCAACAACGTGGTGGACGTCACCAACTTCGTGAACCACGAGTTGGGCAGGCCCATGCACGCCTACGACCTGGACCGCGTGCGGGGCAGGAGAATCGGCGTGCGCTGGGGCGCCGCGGGCGAGAAGGTCGTTACGCTCGATGGAGAAGAACGAAAGCTGAGCGAAGGCATGCTGGTGATCGCCGACGCCGAAGGACCGATCGGCCTGGCCGGCGTGATGGGCGGCCTCGACTCGGAGGTGTCCGACGCCACCACGACGGTCTTCCTCGAGCTGGCCCACTTCGATCCGAAGTCGGTGCGGGCGACGCGCAGGGCGGCGGGACTCACCACGGACGCCAGCTTCCGCTTCGAGCGCGGCGTCGATCCCGACGCCGCGGAGCCGGCGCTGCGCCGCGCCTTGGCCATGATAGTAGAGCTGACCGGGGGTCAGGTGGTGGGCGACATCGGCGACGCCCACCCCGCGCCCAGCGTCGCCCACGAGGTGACGCTGCGGACCGACCGGGTGCGGCACCTGCTGGGCGTGCCGCTGACGACCGAGCGGGTGCGCGAGCTGCTTGCGCCCATCGGACTCGAGGTCGTCGACGCCGACGCCGACGCGACCACCTATCGCGTGCCCGGACACCGACTGACCGACCTCACGCGGGAGGTGGATCTGATAGAGGAGGTGGCGAGGCACGCGGGCTACGACAGCTTCCCGGAGGAGCGGCTGCCGATCCGTCCGAGCGCGGTTCCCGACGCCCCGCTGTCCGTGCTCGAAGGCAGGCTGCGCGAGCGCTGGGTGGGCCGCGGCTTCCTCGAGGCGCGTACCGCGGCGTTCGCCCCCGAAGAGGAAGGCGACGTCGCGCTGCTCAATCCGCTGTCCAGCGAAGAGAGTCGGCTGCGCCGCTCGCTCGTGCCCGGACTGATCCGGCGGCTGCGGTTCAACCAGGCGCGCGGCGCGCGCGACGTGCGGTTGTTCGAGATCGGCACGGGCTTCGCCGCCGCGCTCTCGGAGGACGACATGCCCCGCGAGACGACGCGCCTCGCGGCGGCGTTCACCGGTGCACGACGCGCGCCGCACTGGGAGTCGCCGGTGCCCGAATGGGACGTGTGGGACGCGCGCGGGCTGCTGGAGGACATGGCTGACGCGCTGGAGCTGTCCGCCTCGGTCGTCGGCTGGAGCGCCGCCGCGCCGCGCACCGATATAGGCGCGTCTCTCGGAGGGACGGGGCTAGACGCGCCGAGCGCGCTCCGCCTGATCGACGCGGAGGGAGCGATCGTGGGGGTCGCCGGTCCCGTCGCCGCCGCGGTGGCCGACGCGCCGCCCTGGTCGGCGCCCTGGTGGGCGCTCGAGGTGCTGCTGCCGAGCGACCCCGACCTGAGCGATCGCCGGCGCTTGATCCCGCTACCCGCCCAGCCGGCGGTCGAGAGAGACCTCGCCCTGGCGACCCCGATAGAGATGCCCGCCGCGGAGGTCGATCGCGGCATTCGGGCGGCCGCCAGCGAGCTGCTGGTGGGGCTGACCCTGTTCGACGTCTACGTGGGACCCGGCGTGGACGCGGGCCGACGCAGTCTCGCCTTCCGGTTGCGGTTTCAGGCGCCGGACCGCACGCTGACCGACAGTGAGGTCGACGCGGAGGTGGCGAGGGTACTGGATCGCCTGGCGGAGGAGCTCGATGTCCGGCAAAGAAGCTGACGCCTCCGGGGCGGAGTCCGGCTGGGACCGCCTCGAGGCGAGCGTCGAGGAGCTGTTGACGCGCAACGAGGCGCTCGCCGAGCGGGCGCGCGCCGCGGAGGAGCGGGTAGCCGAGTTGCAGAGCGCGCTCAAGACGGCCAAGACAGGAGTGGCGGATGCCCGGGGTGTGGCTTCCGAGCTGAAGAACCTGCGGAAGCGTAACGGTCTTCTCGAGGACCGCATGGCGGATGGCCGTGCTCGAGTGAGAAGGATCTCCGAGCGACTACGTCTCGCGCAGGAGGGCTGATGCAAGGGGACCAGGAGCTGCGGCCGATCCAGCAGGAGTTGGAGGCGTCCCAACGGACGAGCGTTACCGTCGCGATCGGCGGCGATGAGTACAACCTGCGTGTCATCACCACGCCCGAGTACGCGCTGCGCTGCGCCGGCGTCGTGGACGCTTCCATGCAGGAGATCACGAGTCGCGCGGCGTTGGTCGATCCGCACCGCGCCGCCATCCTGGCGGCGCTGTCGGTGGCGGACAGGATGTTCCGCGCCGAGGCCCAGGTGGGCGTCGAGAAGGCGTGGGCCGCCGACAGAGCCGGCGCGCTGGCCGACCGGATCCAAGAGCGCCTGGCCGAAAGCTCCGCCTAGGGTTTCCTCGGAGGCAGCCGCAGAGTCGTCCTGAAGGCCACGACCCTGGGGCCCGTGCCGGGACCCGGCCGGTTGCGACCGTTTCCGCGCCGCCCCTAGTTTCCCGCCCAGTCCCGGATTCGTTTTTTTATCCGGGCCGATAATCGAATCGAACGACAGGGCGCGCGCGCCCTTACGGAGATTTTCCATGGACGGGTTGCCCATAGAGGTGGCGGCCCCGCTCGCGTTCGTGCTCGGGGGGCTCACGGCCTGGGCCGTAGCCCGAGTGCTGCGTGCCCGGGGCTTCCGCTCGGCCCGCGAAGAGGCCGACCGGATGGTATCGGAGGCAACTCAGGACGCCGACCGGGTCCGCAAGGAAGCCGAGCTCGCCGGCAAGGAGAGCGTTTTCCGCGCAAAGGAAGCGTGGGAGCGGGACGAAGCGGAGCTGCGGCGGGAAGCAAAAGACGTCGAGGGGCGTCTCGAGTCGCGGCGCGGTACGCTGGATCGTCGCGAAGAAAGCATCGCCCGGCGCGAGGAGGAGTTGTCCAGCCAGGAGCATGCCCTGGCGGGCAAGATGGACGCCCTGCGGGCGCAGGCCGAGGGACTGGAGCGGCAACGCGGCGAGGTGCGGGGGCGGCTGGAGAAGCTCGCCGGGCTGTCCGCGCAGGACGCGAAGCGCCATCTCATCCAGGAGTTCGAGGAAGAGGCGAGAGCCGAGGGCGCCAATCGCCTTCGAGAGATCCGCGAGTCCGCCAAGCGGGACGCCGATCGCGAAGCCCGCAACATCATCTCGCTGGCGATCCAGCGCATCGCCGCCGACCACACCGCCGAGAGCACGGTCTCCGTCGTGAGCCTCCCATCGGACGAAATGAAGGGCCGCATCATAGGCCGTGAGGGCCGCAACATCAGGGCGTTCGAACAGGCCACCGGTATCGACGTCATCATCGACGACACCCCCGAAGCGGTGATCCTGTCCGGGTTCGATCCGATCCGCAGGGAAACCGCGCGCATAAGCCTCGAGAAGCTCATCACCGATGGGCGCATCCATCCCGGGCGCATCGAGGAAGTGGTGGCCAAGAGCCGCAAGGAGGTCGACGGGGCCATGGTGGAAGCGGCCGAGGAGATCCTCTACGAGATGGGGGTCCACGGCGTGCACGCGGAGATCGTAAAGGTCCTCGGGCGGCTGAAATACCGCACCTCCTACGGGCAGAACCAGCTCCTGCACTCCAAGGAAGTCGCGATAGTCGCGGGCAACATGGCCATGGAGATGGGCCTGGACGCGACGATGGCCAAGCGCATGGGGCTGCTGCACGACGTGGGCAAGGGGCTTACCCACGACCACGAAGGGACGCACGTAGAGCTCGGCTATCGGCTGTGCGAGCGGCACGGGGAGCCCGAGCAGGTCCTGAACGCCATCAAGGCGCACCACGACGAGGAGCCGCACCGCTTCCCGGAGACCTTCCTGGTCACCGCCGCCGACGCCATCAGCGGGGCCCGCCCCGGGGCGCGCCGGGAGATGTTCGAGACCTACGTCAAGCGGCTCGAGAAGCTGGAGGAAATCGCCCAGGGCTTCGACGGGGTCGAGCGCTGCTTCGCGATCCAGGCGGGCCGCGAGATCAGGGTCATGGTGGACCCGGACAACGTGACCGACGAGGCCATGACGCGCCTCAGCGACCAGGTCGCCCGCAAGCTGGAGGACGAGCTCCAGTATCCGGGCCAGATCAAGGTGGTGGTGATCCGCGAGACGCGCGCCGTGGATTTCGCCCGCTGACCGACCCTTTCCAGGAACCGACGCAAGCGATGAGAATCATCAGCGGCAAGGATTTGAGCGAAGAGATGCGGGCGGAGATCGCCGAGCAGGCGGGCGCGTTCACCCGGGACACGGGCGTGCGGCCCGGGTTGGTGACCGTGCTCGTGGGCGAGGACGCGGCGAGCCAGTTGTACGTCCGCATGAAGGGCAAGGCGGCCGACAAGGCCGGCTTCATGTCGCGCAACATGGTGCTGTCGGAGAGCGCCACCCAGGACGAGCTGCTGGGCGTGATCGCCGGACTCAACGCCGACCCCGAGGTGCACGGCATCCTCGTGCAGCTCCCGCTGCCGGACCACATCGCCGAGGCCGCGGTGATAGACGCGATCTCGCCCGACAAGGACGTGGACGGGTTCCACTCGGTGAACACCGGTCGGCTGTCGGCGGGAGACACCAACGTGCTGGCACCCTGCACACCCGCCGGCGTGGTGGAGATGCTCGTGCGGTCCGGCTACGACCCGGCCGGCAAGCACGTGGTGATCGTCGGGCGCTCCAACATCGTGGGCAAGCCGCTCGCCCAGCTCCTGCTGCGCAGGGGTCGGGGCGGCGACGCGACCGTCACGGTCGCCCACAGCCGCACGCAGAACCTGGGAGAGCATACCCGGCAGGCCGACATCCTGGTCGCCGCGGTCGGGCGTGCGGAGCTGATCACCGCGGACATGGTCAAGCCGGGCGCGGTGGTTATCGACGTCGGCGTCAACCGCGTCGAGGACCCGACGCGCGAGAAGGGCTACAAGGTGGTCGGAGACGTGGCGTTCGACGAGGTCGCACAGGTGGCCGAGGCCATCACGCCGGTCCCCGGAGGGGTGGGCCCCATGACCATCACGATGCTGCTCGCGAACACCCTGGAGGCCGCGCGCCGCCTCAACTCCGTGAGCGTGGAGACGACGTGACCCTGGACCTGTTCGGGCGCGCCCCGCCAGGCTCGCGCGAAGCGGCCGAGCGCCGGGCCCGCACCGAGGCGCTGGTGCCGGGACGTAGCCGTGACGCCCCGCTGTCTCCCTCCACCGTGAACGGCCTCGCCCGCGAGGTGCTCGAGACCGGATTCCCGTCCCTGTGGGTCGCCGGGGAGGTGGCCAACTGGCGCCGCGTCCCCGCCGGCCACTGCTACTTCACGCTGCGCGACGCGTCGGCACAATTGCCGTGCGTGATGTTCGCCAGCCAGGCGCGCCGGCTGCCCGCCGATCCGGAAAATGGCATGGAAGTCCGGGTGCTGGGCGCGCTGACCCTGTACGAGACGCGGGGCGCCTATCAGTTGCGCGCCGAGATGCTCGAGGCGGCCGGCGGCGACGGGCTCTGGCGGCTCGCGTTCGAGCGTCTGCGGGTGCGCCTGCAGGAGGACGGCCTTCTGGCGCCGGGGCGCAAGCGGGCGCTGCCGCGCTGTCCCACGCGGGTGGGCATCGTCACTTCGCCCGCGGGCGCCGCGCTGCACGACATACTGCGAGTGATCGCCGAGCGCGCGCCGTGGACGGAAGTGGTCTTCTGTCCGGCCCGGGTGCAGGGCGATGGGGCCGCGGCGGACATCGCGCGGGCGCTCGGCGCGGTGGGCCGAGCGGCCGGGGTGGAGGTGGTCATAGTGGGGCGGGGCGGGGGATCGACGGAGGACCTGTGGGCGTTCAACGAGGAGGTCGTGGCGCGCGCCATATCGGCCTCACCGGTGCCCGTCGTGAGCGCCGTCGGGCACGAGGTCGACGTGACCATCGCGGACCTGGTGGCGGACGTGCGTGCCCCCACGCCCTCCGCGGCGGCGGAGATCGTCGTGCCCGATCGGGTGGCGCTCGCGCGCGAAGTGGAGGACGCGAGCACCAGACTCGCGCGCGCGCTGAGGCATTACGTGCGCGCGCGCCGCTCGCGGCTGGCGCTGCTCGCCGAGCGCGCTCGGGGCGCGGCCAGCCGACGCCTGCGCGAACGCCGAGAGCGCCTGGGCCGGCTGGCCGCGCAGTTGGACGCGCTGTCCCCGCTCGGGGCGCTGGGGCGTGGCTACGCGGTGCCGCTGGGCGCGGACGGACGCGTCCTGCGATCGGCGGACGAGTTCGTTTCGGCGCTGCCGTTCCGCTTGCGCGTGGTGGACGGCGAGGTGGATTGCCGCGTGGAGGACTAACGGCTCGACCACGCGGCCGGACGCGGGGAGTCGCCCGATTGTTCGCGCCTCTCCGGTCGGGTATGCTTCCCACATGAATCAGACTTCCAATGACGTCGATGAGGGGTCGTCCCCGTCGCCGGCGGACAACGTGAGCCTGGACGAACGTCTGTCTCGGCTCGAGCGGATCGTCCGGGAGCTGGAGCGCGACGACCAGCAACTGGACGACGCGCTGCGCCTCTTCGAGGAGGGCGTCGAGCACGTACGAGCCGCGCGCGAGGCGCTGTCTCGCTCCGAACTCCGCATCGAGAATCTCGTGTCCGACGCGGAGGTCGAGGAGGACGACTCGTTCACGTCGGCGGAATGACGGCCGCGACCCAGACGCTCGACCTCGCGCGCTTCCTCGCCGACACCGCGCGCCGGACCAACGAGGCCTTGGACGACGTTCTGCTGCGCCGCCTGGGCCGGCCGGCCGCGAGCCTGGACCCGGTGCTCCGTTACGGCACGCTGTGGGGCGGCAAGAGGCTTCGTCCCGCGCTCTGCGTCGCCGCGTACCGGGCGGCGGGCGGGTCCGATCTGGAAGGGATCTACGAGCTCGCCGCGTCGCTGGAGTTCATCCACGCGTACTCGCTGCTGCACGACGACCTCCCCTGCATGGACGACGACGACCTGAGGCGCGGGCGACCCGCCGCGCACGCGGTGTTCGGGACGCCGGCGGCCACCGTCGGGGCGGCGGCCCTCATACCCATTGCTTGCGCGTCGGCCGCCAGCGGCGCCGGGCGTCTGGGTCTCTCCGACCCGGCGACGGGCGCGATCGTGACGGTGCTATGCCGCGCCGCCGGCGCGGGCGGCATGATCGGCGGCCAGATCCTGGACCTCGCGGCGGAGGGCGGCGGGGCGGGGCTCGAGGAGCTGGAACGGGTGCACGCGCTCAAGACGGGCGCGCTGCTGTCCGCTGCCGCCGAGATGGGCGCGCTCGCGGCCGGGGCGAGCCCCGCGATGACGGAGGCGTGCGCGGCGTACGGCCGCCACCTGGGGCTGGCGTTTCAGATCGCCGACGACGTGCTGGAGGCCACGTCGGCCGCGGATGTCCTGGGCAAGCCCGTGGACGGAGATCTCTCGCTGGGAAAGTCCACCTTCCCGTCGCTGCTGGGCGCGGCCGGCGCGCGCGAGCGCGCCCTGGCCGAGGCCGAACGCGCGCGCGCGGCGCTGCGGGCTGCGGGCCTCGAGGATCCGCTGCTCTTCGCGCTGGCCGCGTACGCCGCCGAGAGGGACAAGTGAGCAGCGGGGTCGTGCGCACCATTGGCGTGGTGGGACACCCGCGCTACGCGGGCATGTCCTCGGTGGTAGGGGAGCTGGGCGCGTTCGTGCGGGAGCGAGGCCTGGCCCTACAGGCGGAGCCGGAGTTGGCCGACCTGCTACCCGGCGCGGACGCCATCCGGCCCGGCGAGATCGACCTCCTCGTCACCCTGGGAGGCGACGGCACGCTGCTGCGCGGCGCCAGGCTCGTCGCCGGCACCGATACGCTGCTTCTCGGGGTGAACCTGGGACACCTGGGGTTCCTCACGTCGGCGTCCCCGGAGCACCTTCGGCCGGCGCTCGACGCGGTGCTTTCGGACGAGTATTGGCTGGACGAGCGGGGCACCCTGGAGGCCGTGGTGGAGGGACACCCGGCTACCTTCACGGCGCTGAACGACGTCGTCCTGCACCTCTCCGGAATGGCCCGCTTGATCCGGCTGGCGCTGTACGTTGGCACGGGTGAGCAGAGGGAGCACATCGGCTCCTACAGCGCCGACGGGCTCGTGCTCGCCACCCCCACGGGCTCGACCGCCTACTCGCTGTCGGCGGGGGGGCCGATCGTGGCTCCGGGTATGGAGTGCATCCTGGCTACGCCCATCAACCCGCACTCGTTGACCATCCGGCCGCTGGTCGTGCCGGCCTCGAGCGTGGTGTCGGTGGAGCTGCTGCCGCCCCAGGAGGTGGCCGCCCTGACCGTGGATGGGCAGGAGAGCGCCGAGGTTCCAGCGGGCGTCCCCGTCGTGGTGCGGCGGGGGTCGGCGTCGGTACGACTCGTCCGCTTTCCGGGCCAGAGCTTCTTCCAGACGCTACGGCGCAAGCTGCACTGGGCCATCCCTCAGCGCCCCGAAGACGGCGCCGACCCACCGGCCATGGCGTCGCCCGCGCCGGCACCGGATGGTGACGCGTGATCATCGAGCTGAGAATCCGGAACCTGGCGGTGATCGAACGCGCGTCGGTCACCCTCGGCGCCGGGCTCAACGCGCTCACCGGGGAGACGGGGGCGGGCAAATCGATCATCGTCGGCGCCCTGTCGCTGCTCCTTGGGGAGAGGGCGTCGGCCGCCGTGGTGCGGCCCGGAGCCGACAAGGCGACGGTGGAAGGCGTCTTCGACGTGAGCGGCAACGAGCGCCTTATCGCTGCGCTGGACGAGCAGGGAGTCGGCGTAGAGGACGGGCTGCTGATTCTGCGGCGGGAGGTGGCCGCCGAGGGGCGCAACCGGGCCTGGGTAAACGGGTTGGCCGCGACCGCGTCGGTCGTGGGCGGGCTGGGCCGGCTGCTGGTCGACCTGCACGGTCAGCATGAGCACCAGTCGCTGATCCGGCCCGCCGAGCAGCGCGCCATCCTCGACGCCTTCGGCGACGCCCAGCCGGCCGCAGCCCGGGTCGCGGCGGCGTACGAGGAGTGCGCCGGGCTCAAAGGCCACATCGCCGATCTGG is drawn from Gemmatimonadota bacterium and contains these coding sequences:
- a CDS encoding polyprenyl synthetase family protein, giving the protein MTAATQTLDLARFLADTARRTNEALDDVLLRRLGRPAASLDPVLRYGTLWGGKRLRPALCVAAYRAAGGSDLEGIYELAASLEFIHAYSLLHDDLPCMDDDDLRRGRPAAHAVFGTPAATVGAAALIPIACASAASGAGRLGLSDPATGAIVTVLCRAAGAGGMIGGQILDLAAEGGGAGLEELERVHALKTGALLSAAAEMGALAAGASPAMTEACAAYGRHLGLAFQIADDVLEATSAADVLGKPVDGDLSLGKSTFPSLLGAAGARERALAEAERARAALRAAGLEDPLLFALAAYAAERDK
- a CDS encoding NAD(+)/NADH kinase yields the protein MSSGVVRTIGVVGHPRYAGMSSVVGELGAFVRERGLALQAEPELADLLPGADAIRPGEIDLLVTLGGDGTLLRGARLVAGTDTLLLGVNLGHLGFLTSASPEHLRPALDAVLSDEYWLDERGTLEAVVEGHPATFTALNDVVLHLSGMARLIRLALYVGTGEQREHIGSYSADGLVLATPTGSTAYSLSAGGPIVAPGMECILATPINPHSLTIRPLVVPASSVVSVELLPPQEVAALTVDGQESAEVPAGVPVVVRRGSASVRLVRFPGQSFFQTLRRKLHWAIPQRPEDGADPPAMASPAPAPDGDA